One part of the Rutidosis leptorrhynchoides isolate AG116_Rl617_1_P2 chromosome 1, CSIRO_AGI_Rlap_v1, whole genome shotgun sequence genome encodes these proteins:
- the LOC139885958 gene encoding uncharacterized protein produces MESVSSSTYIHKTLITHIIFLILSCTHSLKVQAFKAPIHPHDILPLLPRQISWPILNSLKGAADLLPSFVGAASIANNSELNWKGSCFYENTAWLELHNKSGSEFGGGTLHIKVSNAHSWTCMDIYVFATPYRVTWDYYFLSRSHTLEFDEWSGKEEYEYVKRKGIAIFLMEAGMIGTLEALWEVFPLFTNTGWGESSNLAFLKKHMGANFVERTGPLITNITEDDIHSGDFLAISKIRGRWGGFETLEKWVSGAYAGHSAVCLRDPDGKLWVGESGHEDEEGQDVIVLLPWDEWWNFELNEDDANPHIALLPLRSDLRAKFNETAAWEYAQSMIGLPYGYHNLIFAWIDTITDNFPPPLDANLVASVMTVWNQLQPAYAANMWNEALNKRLGTEGLDLPDILVEVEKRGSSFAKLLTIPEQDDWVYTDGKSTSCVAFVLEMYKEAGLFGDLSDKIQVTEFTIKDAYTLNFYENDASQLPKWCNEGDTVDLPFCQVKGKYRMELPGYNTIEPYPHMTERCPSLPPDYSRPQYC; encoded by the exons ATGGAATCCGTTTCTTCATCAACCTATATCCACAAAACTCTGATAACCCACATCATTTTCTTGATTCTTAGTTGTACCCACAGTCTAAAGGTACAAGCTTTCAAAGCACCAATTCACCCACATGACATTCTTCCACTTTTACCCAGACAAATTTCATGGCCTATTTTGAATTCACTCAAAGGTGCTGCTGATCTTCTTCCGAGCTTCGTTGGTGCCGCTTCGATTGCGAATAATTCGGAATTAAATTGGAAAGGTTCTTGCTTTTATGAGAATACTGCTTGGTTAGAACTTCATAATAAAAGTGGCAGTGAATTTGGTGGTGGCACTCTTCATATTAAG GTAAGCAATGCACACAGTTGGACATGTATGGATATCTATGTATTTGCTACTCCGTATCGTGTGACATGGGACTATTATTTTTTATCTCGTTCGCATACACTTGAGTTCGATGAGTGGTCAGGGAAAGAAGAATATGAATAT GTTAAACGTAAGGGCATTGCTATATTCCTAATGGAAGCGGGTATGATAGGAACCCTGGAAGCATTATGGGAGGTCTTCCCACTGTTCACAAACACCGGATGGGGCGAAAGTTCTAATCTTGCGTTTTTAAAGAAACATATGGGAGCTAACTTTGTAGAACGTACAGGGCCCTTAATAACAAACATTACCGAAGATGATATACACTCGGGAGACTTCTTAGCAATATCGAAAATTCGTGGTAGATGGGGCGGGTTTGAAACTTTAGAGAAATGGGTATCTGGTGCGTATGCGGGTCATTCGGCCGTTTGCTTGAGGGACCCGGATGGAAAATTGTGGGTTGGAGAATCTGGACATGAAGATGAAGAg GGTCAAGATGTTATTGTTTTGTTGCCATGGGATGAATGGTGGAACTTTGAGTTGAACGAAGACGATGCTAATCCTCATATTGCGTTACTTCCTTTGCGTTCTGACCTTCGGGCTAAATTCAACGAGACTGCTGCATGGGAGTATGCACAAAGCATGATAGGGTTGCCATACGGGTATCATAATTTGATATTTGCCTGGATAGACACTATAACTGATAATTTTCCACCACCTTTGGATGCTAATCTG GTTGCTTCTGTTATGACTGTATGGAACCAACTGCAGCCTGCGTATGCAGCTAACATGTGGAACGAAGCATTGAATAAGCGGCTTGGTACCGAG GGTCTTGACCTTCCCGATATATTAGTCGAAGTTGAAAAACGTGGTTCATCTTTTGCTAAATTACTTACTATACCCGAACAGGATGACTGGGTATATACTGACGGAAAGTCAACTTCTTGTGTGGCTTTCGTTCTTGAAATGTACAAAGAAGCAGGACTCTTTGGTGATCTTTCCGACAAAATTCAAGTTACCGAGTTCACA ATAAAGGATGCTTACACGCTCAACTTTTATGAAAACGACGCAAGTCAACTTCCAAAGTGGTGTAACGAAGGGGACACGGTTGACCTTCCATTTTGTCAAGTCAAAGGAAAGTATCGTATGGAATTACCCGGATACAATACTATCGAACCGTACCCTCATATGACCGAAAGGTGCCCATCTCTGCCCCCGGATTATTCGAGGCCTCAGTACTGCTGA